Sequence from the Rhodanobacter sp. genome:
AGGTGAGTACGAATGGTCAGGAAGCTTGGATTGATTACTGGGCTATTGGCTCTGGTATTTGGGCAAGTAAGCGTGGCCGGAGCCGAGGAACGCCCCAAGTTAAGTGCGTCCGGCCTTGAGCGGATTTACACCTGCGCCGAGGTCGCGCATCGTCTTGCGGCGGACGATGCGTCCGCTCAGGACATCGTGATCAAGGCGTTGGAACAGGCCTATCCGGAAGTTCGATCGAAGAGTGGAGAACTTCACTTGCAGGCCAAGCAAAAGGTTGACGCCATGCTGACGGACTCGGAGTTGCGTCAGTTCGATAGAGAACAGTGCACGAGGGCCGTTGTCAAACGGATCATCTGATGTCGGACATTCTTTGTGTCCGCCACAACAACTCGGCAATACCCGCTTTCGACCCGAAGCGGACCTTGAAGCAATGAGCCAACAATGCGCTGAGGAAGGCTATGAACTATCCGCGAATCTTGGCTTTTTCGCTGCTTGTGCTCCTTGCGTTGCTTCTTCCCGGACTGACACTAGCCATGATGCTGGGATGGGAGCCGCTCCTTTTTGGCCATACCCCGGAAGAGGCTGGTATGAGCTTTCAGCTGATCGAGCAAGTAGCCACCAATACGGCCGTGATCCTTACCTACGTATGGCTTCTTTGGCCGATAACCGCGAAGCTCTTGGCGCATGCCGCAATCGTTTTCTTTGCCGTAGAAGCATTCCAATCAGTGCTTGGTCTAATCTTTTGCGGTGCACTCGCGGACGCCCTCGCCTGGCAGGCATTTCTCGCCGATGCACTCTATGCAGCGATTGGAGTACTACTTGTGATCGTGTGGCGTTCGATACGTCCAAGGCTGGCTAGGTAATGCCCGTGATCGGTGTGAGCGGCTAACAGTTCATCCGCGCGGATAGCTTCGCCGCCGCTTAACTCAAGCGTTAGGTTTACAGGGAGATGACCATGAGCCTTACTGGTATAGCGTCGACCGCAGGTACAACCACATCCAGCATTGAGAGGCTAATCAACGATGGCACAGGCAGCGCTGGTCTCGCGTCGTCAATCGGCACGACCAGTTCATCCATTACAAATTTCGTCAATGGGCAGGCCTCTGCCGGCATTGCATCAGCGCTTGGCACTACGACCAATAGTGCTCAAGAGCTTCGGGACCTCATCGGCCGAGACGGAGCTATTGGGCTAATTATTGGCCTTGCGTGTGGGCGCGGCGGCAAGTAAACCTAACTCCAGCGTTGGGCTGCAATCAGATGAGCAACCGAGTATTTCTCGGATTCATTGCACTTCTCCTCTTGCTTGGAATCTACCTCGGGTGGCTTCTAGCGAATCGCCCGTCGTTTTCGATTCCGGCCTTGCTGAACGTTGCTGGCATCGGATACAGCATCCTTGCCATCATCGTGCTTTACGAAACGGTCGCGCAGGACGAAAACCTCAAAGCAGTGATCGTCTCGTACGTAGCACCGTTTCTGCTCTGGGCGCAAACGATGGTTCCGTTAGGCGTCACCGCATCATGGTTCTTGATCCGAAATCTCCATCACGGAAATGAAGTGGCCGCGCTCAGCCTCTCGCTCTTCGCTTACTCTATTTTGCCGCTGTCGTTTGTCGATGCTACGGTCACCTTTCCGAGAATCGCAAGATTCAAACCGCTTGATGGTCGCTATCGGAGATTCGGCCTCTTTCTGTTGCTGAGTGGCTTGGTAATGCAGTTAATCGCGGCGTTGGCGGCGCTGTGACATTGCAGCCCAGCCCGGCAAAAAGCCTCGCAGGACGGTTAGTTCTACGTTGAACGTCCGCTTCTGGCCGGTTCCTGCCGGTGGCTCACACTGATCTGCATGAGCGTCGTCGCCGAACAACTCACCCAAACAACTCATACTGCGCCGCATAACTGTCGGCATCGATGAAGCCAGCCAGCCCCACGCCGACGAGGCGGTAGAGCGCGTCGGCGGGGCGTTCCACTCGTTCGCGCAGGGCGCAGGCGATCTCGGCCAGTTCGTGTTCGGAGGCCGGGCGCTGCGAGGGCGTGAGGCTGCGCGTCAGCGTGTGGAAGTCGGCGGTCTTGAGCTTCAGCACCACGGTGCGTGCGATGCGGCCTTCGTCGGCCTCGCGCTGGTGCGCGGCCCAGGCCTTGGCGGCGAGCCGGCGGATGTGCGGCTCCAGTTCGTCCAGCGTGAGGTCGTGTTCGAAGGTGTCCTCGGCGGAGACCTGCAGCGTGGGGCGGTCGGGCGTCACCGGGTGGTCGTCGATGCCCAGCGACAGCTCGTGCAGGCGCCGGCCCCAGCGCCCGAAGCGCTGTTCGAGTTCCGCCGCCGCGAACGCGCGCAGCTCGCCCACGGTGGCCAGGCCCAGCGCGGCGAGCTTGCCTTCCATCACCTTGCCCACGCCGGGCAGGCGGCCGATCGGCAGTGGCGCGAGGAAATCCAGCACCTCGCGCGGACGCACCACGAACAGGCCGTCGGGCTTGCGGAAATCCGAGGCGATCTTGGCGAGGAACTTGTTCGGCGCCACGCCGGCGGAGGCGGTGAGCTGGGTTTCCTCGCGGATCGCGGCGCGGATCGCCTCGGCGGTGGCGGTGGCCGAGGGCAGGCCGGTTTTCGTCTCGGTGACGTCGAGGTAGGCCTCGTCCAGCGACAGCGGTTCGATCAGCTCGGTGTGCCGCGCGAAGATCTCGCGCACCTGCCGCGACACCGCCTTGTAGCGCGCGAAATCCGGTGGCACGAAGATCGCCTGCGGGCACAGGCGTTCCGCGCGTACCGCCGGCATCGCGGAGCGCACGCCGAACTTGCGCGCCTCGTAGCTGGCCGCGCACACCACCGAGCGCGCGCCGCGCCACGCGACCACCACGGGCTGGCCGCGCAGCGAGGGATCGTCGCGCTGCTCCACCGACGCGTAGAACGCGTCCATGTCGACGTGGAGGATTTTGCGGGGAGGCGTGGGCACGGTGCAGGCGATTCTAGAGCCTGCCCGTGGCGTGGCCTACGGTCGCCGCACGCGGGCGGCGAGACGCTCCGCATAGCGTTCGGCGGCGTCGGGCCGGGCCGCGAGATGCAGGAACGGCTCGATCAGTTCCGCCTCCATCAGCAGGAAGCGTCCGTCCTGCATCACGCCGTCGATGCGCGCATAGGCGGGCATGGCGTGGCCGGCGCGCTGCACCGCGGCCAGCACGCTGCGCGCGCCGGCCAGGGCCGCCGTGGGTGCGTTGGCCAGTTCCGCGCTGCCGCCGTGTTCGCCCTGCACGCGGTAGTCGCCGGCCTTCGGCCGCTTGCGCACGGCATGGCTGTAGTCGTTGTCGAAGAACAGCAGCGACCATTCGCCGTCGCGCTGGATCTCCGCCACGAACGGCTGCACCAGCCAGTCGCTGTCGGGCAGCGCGGCGACGGCCTGCGCGAAGGCCGGGTCGTCCGCGCTGCCGCGCAGCGTGCGCCAGGCGCCGCCGCTCACCGCGGGCTTCACCACCGCGTCCTGCCCGCGCATGGCCTGCAGCGCCGACGGCAGTTGCGCCGTGTGCGCCAGCCGCGTGGGGATGATTTCCACGCCGTGCCGGGCCAGTTCCAGCAGGTAGCGCTTGTCGCTGTTCCAGCGCAGCAGGCGGCTGTCGTTGACGGTGGGCACGCCCAGCGCATCGAGCGTGTCGAGCCACTGCAGGAACTGCGGATAGCGCTGGAAGTAGTCCCACACGGTGCGGATCAGCACGGCGTCGAAGCGCGTCCAGTCCACGTCCGGGTCGTTCCAGATGCAGGGCACGGAATGCACGCCGAGGCGGGCGAGCGTGGCGACGAAGTGCGCGTCGTCGGGATACACGCCGGGGTGGGCGGCGTCGGTGGCAAGCGCGAGTTGGATGGACATGCGAACCCTCTCGGTGTCGAGGGCGCCCTTGTCGACGAGGATCGCGCGCCGAGCGTGGCGGATGACTCCGTCGCAGCACCCCTCGGCACGGACTGCGCGGCGCGTGTGCCGACGCAACAGGGAGCATCGCCGGGCGATGCATGGCGCGCATTCTTCGGCGACGCAGGGCGGCTGTCAATCGGACGTATGCTGTCTGCCTGCATCCCTAAATGCCTTGCGGGGTCTTCATGTTGCTCGACGCGATCCATGCCGGGTCTTCGATGCTCGCCGCCTTTCTTGCTTCGCTGGTGGAATGCGTGGAGGCGTTGACCGTGGTGCTGGCGGTGGGTGCGGTGCGCGGCTGGCGCAGCGCGCTGGCCGGCAGTGCGGCGGGATTGTCGGTGCTGCTCCTGCTGGTGGCGGCGCTGGGGCGTGCGCTGGCCCATGTCCCGCTGCACGCGCTGCAACTGGTCGTGGGGGCGCTGTTGCTGCTGTTCGGCATGCGCTGGCTGCGCAAGGCCGTGTTGCGCGCGGCGGGGGTGCTGCCGCTGCATGACGAGGCGGCGATCTACGCGCGCGAGACGCAGGCTTTGCGCGGGCAGGCCGCGGCATCGCAGTGGGACAAGCTGGCCTTCGCGACTGCGTTCAAGATCACCATGCTCGAAGGCGTCGAGGTGGTGTTCATCGTGCTCGCCATCGGCGCCGGCCGCCCCGGCCTGTTGTGGCCCGCCAGCCTTGGCGCCGTGGCGGCGCTGGCCGTGGTGTCGGCCTTGGGCGTCGCGCTGCATCGCCCGCTGTCGCGCGTGCCCGAGAACACGCTGAAGTTCGTGGTGGGCGTGCTGCTCTGCGCCTTCGGCACGTTCTGGGCTGGCGAAGGCATGGGCTACGCGTGGCCGGGCGGGGACGGTGCGCTGGCCGGCCTGGTCGGCGGCTTCCTGGCGACGTCCCTGCTGTGCATCCCGTGGTGCCGTCGCGTGGCGGCACAAGGAGGCGTCCGATGAACGGGCTGCGCGCGTTGCTGGCGGAACTCTGGGGCCTGTTCGTCGACGACGGGCGCGACGCGCTGGCCGTCGTCGCCTGGCTGCTGCTGGCATGGCTGGCGCTGCCGCTGCTGGACCTCGGCGGCGGTTGGAACGCATCCGTCTTCGCGGCAGGCCTGCTCGCGATCCTGGCCGTGAGCGTGCTGCGCCGCGCGCGGCGCTGATTTCAATGGCTGGCCAATGACGTCGAAGCAATCAGGTAGACACGCGTATCGGCTTGCCCATTCGTCAGCAGCAGGGCGGCACCGTGCTCGACCTGGATGCCGTTCGGCAACGTTGGTGGCGTTGCCGCCTGCAGCAGGGTTCGGGTCAGTGCCTGGGTGGTGCGTTCGCGGCTGACGGCGCCGGGTAGCCAGATCAGTGTCAGCAGCATCAGCGCACCGGCGCCTGCCGTTGCGGGCAACCAGCGAGCGAAGCGCTGGCGGGTCGGTTCGCGCTGTTCGCGCAGGCTGTGGCGCAGGTGTGCGAGGCCGCCAGGTGGCGGGGAGAGTTCGGGTAGCAGGTTCGCCAGTTCACGCATCGTCGGATTCTCCCAGTAGGGCTTTCAGTCGCTGTAGGGCGTGGTGCTTGCGCGAGGCCACGGTACCGGCGGGGATGCCGAGCACGATGGCGATCTCGGCGCCGGCAAGGCCGCTGAATTCGGCCAGCAGCAGTACATCGCGCGAGCTTGCCGGCAGTTGGCGCAAGGCCTGGCGCAGGCGGCGCGTGGCGAGAAAATCGCTCTCGCCGCTTTCGTGCGCCAATCCGTCCGCCTCGTCCAGCGACGCGAAGCGCCGCAAGCGATGCCACCGCAGACGGTTCTTCGCCAGGTTGAGCGCAGTGGTCCACAGC
This genomic interval carries:
- the dinB_1 gene encoding DNA polymerase IV; this encodes MDAFYASVEQRDDPSLRGQPVVVAWRGARSVVCAASYEARKFGVRSAMPAVRAERLCPQAIFVPPDFARYKAVSRQVREIFARHTELIEPLSLDEAYLDVTETKTGLPSATATAEAIRAAIREETQLTASAGVAPNKFLAKIASDFRKPDGLFVVRPREVLDFLAPLPIGRLPGVGKVMEGKLAALGLATVGELRAFAAAELEQRFGRWGRRLHELSLGIDDHPVTPDRPTLQVSAEDTFEHDLTLDELEPHIRRLAAKAWAAHQREADEGRIARTVVLKLKTADFHTLTRSLTPSQRPASEHELAEIACALRERVERPADALYRLVGVGLAGFIDADSYAAQYELFG
- a CDS encoding ATP-grasp domain protein, which gives rise to MSIQLALATDAAHPGVYPDDAHFVATLARLGVHSVPCIWNDPDVDWTRFDAVLIRTVWDYFQRYPQFLQWLDTLDALGVPTVNDSRLLRWNSDKRYLLELARHGVEIIPTRLAHTAQLPSALQAMRGQDAVVKPAVSGGAWRTLRGSADDPAFAQAVAALPDSDWLVQPFVAEIQRDGEWSLLFFDNDYSHAVRKRPKAGDYRVQGEHGGSAELANAPTAALAGARSVLAAVQRAGHAMPAYARIDGVMQDGRFLLMEAELIEPFLHLAARPDAAERYAERLAARVRRP